The Natrinema pellirubrum DSM 15624 region TCGCCGGCGCTCGCGCTTGCGCTGTTTCAGCTTCCCCATGTTCAGAAAGGCCGGCCCGAGATAGGGGACGCGGAGCCGCGGCGGCGGCGAAAACGCCGTCGTCACGAGCCGCTTGGTGATCTCGAAGACGGGGAAGATCCCCACCGGCTCCTGTCCCTTGAACCCCACCAGCGGGTGCAGCGTCGCGTCCGCGTGGTCGGCCTGTACCCGCAGCGCCTCGAGTTCGTGACACAGCCGTCCCTGGGGCGATCGCTCGACGAATCCGTTCCACCGGTCCAGATCGTCCTCCGTCGCGACGCGGACGTCGATGCTCATGGTCGCGATCCCTCGCGTGCGATCGGGGCGGTCGTCGCTCGGCGTTCCATGAGCGATGGCTCCCGGCACAGCTACTTTGTAAGCAGCCTGTTTCCGTCGTCGATGCTGATCTGTTTGTATCTACCGACGGACCAATCGGACACTGAGACGCGAAGCCGGCAGCTACGGGACGGCGACGACGCGCCACGCGCACCGTCCGGACGAACGCAGCCGGAAAGGCAACTCACTGAACGTCACCGCCCGACGCGACGCGGACATCGAAGCGGCCCAAAGGCCTGCACCCATCCCTCGCTGCCGTGGGACTAGCGGCCACCGAGGTGCCGTTTCGTCTCCACTGATTGTGACAGACTAGGTCGCCGATGAAACGATCGGACTATGTCCTAATGGTCGCGTAGACGGTTTCGAGTCTGTGTCAGTTGTGGCGGCTGGACACGCCGATCCGAACGGTAGCCGACGGGTAACAATGCTTAGCCTGGTCGAGTCACCGGCAACTGGCAACTACGATGAAAGACAACTCAATCCAACCCTTCGCGGTCGTGCGACGCCGGGGAAAACGTCTCGTCGGTTGGCTACCGGCCGATCTGCTCGTTGTCACTGGCTTTGTTATCGTCGCGACCGGCCTCCTGACGGTCATCACCACGTCGTCGCTGCTCGTCCGGGCGGCGGTCGGATTCCCGCTGTTGTTCTTCGCTCCCGGATACGCGATCGTTTCTGCCCTTTTTCCCCGAGCGCCGTCGAGACAGGGAGAAACGGCCCTTGAGCAGCTGGTGGCCCGACCCAACGACGTCGTCACGGAACTCGAGCGGGCAGCGCTCTCGTTCGGCCTCAGTCTCGCGGTTCTCCCCTTCCTCGGGCTCAGTATCAGTCTCTCGGCTTGGACGTTTACCCGCTCGACCGTCGTCGTGGTCGTCGCGTGGTTCACGTTGGTCGGTCTCGGTCTCGCGACCGCCCGCCGGCTGTCTGTCCCACCTGCCGATCGGTACCGATCCGGGATCGGACGGCGACTCGCGGCAGGCTTCGATAGTAACTCGGCAGTCAGTGTCGCAGTCAATGTCGCGCTTGTTCTCAGTGTCCTGCTCGCGACGATGACCGTCGGCTACGCACTAGTCTCTCCGCAGGACGGCGAGCGGTACACGACCCTCCAACTGCTCACCGAAAACGGGGATGGTGAACTCGTCGCATCGGGATTCCCCTCGGAACTCGAGTCTGGGGAGTCGACGCCGGTCGTGATCGGCATCGAGAACCAAGAGGGCGAAGAACGTCAGTATACAGTCGTCGTTCAGGAGCAGCGGTTCGAAGACGGTGAACTGAGTGAGCGGAACGAACTGCAGCGCATCGAGTATACGGTCGCGGACAACGAGACCGCGTACGACGAACTGTCGGTCTCGCCCGAGGCCGACGAGGGTACCGTTCGAATCACCGTGCTGTTGTACGAGGACACCGTCCCCGAGAACCCAACGACTGAAACCGCGTACCGGTCGGGATACTTCTGGACGGATATGACCGAGGACGGGTTCTCCGCGGATACGTGAGGATCTCTCTCGGTGGCGAGAACGGAACGCTGGCGGCGGGCCCGCCTCGAGATGGTTTCGTCGCGGCCTCGGTATTATCGAATTTCTATTCGCCAACTAGTGGATAACAAGGGATGAACGTCGGTAACAATCGGAGCAGCTTCACATGTCTTCGAAAGCAGTCTCCACCGAACTGGCCCGCAAGCTGATACTGATACTCGGCTTTCTCGCAGTCGCCGGCGCTACACTCGCCGCGCGTAGTACCCCGGCGACGGGATACGAGCTATCGATCTACGCGATGACGCCCTCATCGGTCTGGGTCGGGCTGTTGGTCGCCTTGGCCATTTCGCTGGCCGTCGCGTTCGTCCGCCCTCCGCGCGAGAACG contains the following coding sequences:
- a CDS encoding DUF1616 domain-containing protein, with product MKDNSIQPFAVVRRRGKRLVGWLPADLLVVTGFVIVATGLLTVITTSSLLVRAAVGFPLLFFAPGYAIVSALFPRAPSRQGETALEQLVARPNDVVTELERAALSFGLSLAVLPFLGLSISLSAWTFTRSTVVVVVAWFTLVGLGLATARRLSVPPADRYRSGIGRRLAAGFDSNSAVSVAVNVALVLSVLLATMTVGYALVSPQDGERYTTLQLLTENGDGELVASGFPSELESGESTPVVIGIENQEGEERQYTVVVQEQRFEDGELSERNELQRIEYTVADNETAYDELSVSPEADEGTVRITVLLYEDTVPENPTTETAYRSGYFWTDMTEDGFSADT